A region of Mammaliicoccus sp. Dog046 DNA encodes the following proteins:
- a CDS encoding cyclic-di-AMP receptor, which yields MKMIIAIVQDQDSQNLSEALIEKDFRATKLATTGGFLRAGNTTFLCGVKDERVEELLRVIDGTCGNREQLVSPITPMGGSADSYIPYPVEVEVGGATVFVMPIEQFHQF from the coding sequence ATGAAAATGATAATAGCGATTGTCCAAGATCAAGATAGTCAAAACTTGTCAGAAGCGCTTATAGAAAAAGATTTTAGAGCCACTAAACTAGCAACAACTGGTGGATTTTTAAGAGCAGGGAACACTACGTTCTTATGTGGTGTTAAAGATGAACGTGTAGAAGAATTATTACGAGTTATTGATGGAACGTGTGGTAATAGAGAACAACTCGTTTCACCTATTACGCCTATGGGTGGTAGTGCGGATTCTTACATCCCTTACCCAGTAGAAGTAGAAGTGGGTGGCGCAACAGTGTTTGTTATGCCAATTGAACAATTCCATCAATTTTAA
- a CDS encoding DNA polymerase III subunit delta', which translates to MQLTKEIDHLLSAQQLSHAYLFEGDNMFEMKSTAMYFAEQILCENETSCTTKVRNFNHPDFVYIQSDETTIKKHQIEELLRKMNQKPIESQYKVYIIEAFDKLTVQGENSILKFLEEPPPNTIALLLTTKKDSILPTIHSRCQLVHFKPASKEDYIEELKQSDISSPIAHTLSFITSDKEEALLLTEEQVFTQIRKSVTKLAELMVKDTQMAMIYLIDCTKMIQSRPLQQLFLNCLNAYFQDVLHAKIELDVIKAYPDMESEIIEISKHLSLNDISNYIQVITEANRKLAQNVGIMLVLEQMVVNGKR; encoded by the coding sequence ATGCAATTAACAAAAGAAATTGATCATTTATTAAGTGCTCAACAATTATCTCATGCTTATTTGTTTGAAGGAGATAATATGTTTGAAATGAAATCTACAGCAATGTATTTTGCTGAACAAATATTATGTGAAAATGAAACGTCATGCACAACGAAAGTACGAAATTTTAACCATCCTGATTTCGTATATATTCAATCAGATGAAACGACAATAAAGAAACATCAAATAGAAGAACTGTTAAGAAAGATGAATCAAAAACCAATCGAAAGCCAATATAAAGTTTACATTATTGAGGCATTTGATAAACTAACAGTACAAGGTGAGAATAGTATACTTAAATTTTTGGAAGAACCACCTCCAAATACAATTGCGCTATTACTTACAACGAAGAAAGATTCAATATTACCAACAATACATTCAAGGTGTCAGCTTGTACATTTTAAACCGGCATCAAAAGAAGACTATATAGAAGAATTGAAGCAATCTGACATTTCATCACCGATTGCACATACATTGAGTTTTATCACGTCAGATAAAGAAGAAGCGTTACTGTTAACTGAGGAACAAGTTTTTACGCAAATTAGAAAATCAGTGACTAAGTTAGCTGAGCTTATGGTGAAAGATACACAAATGGCGATGATCTATTTGATTGATTGTACAAAAATGATACAATCGCGTCCTTTACAACAATTGTTTTTAAATTGTTTAAATGCATATTTTCAAGATGTATTACATGCTAAAATAGAATTAGACGTAATCAAAGCCTATCCAGATATGGAATCGGAAATTATAGAAATAAGCAAACATTTATCATTAAATGATATTTCAAATTATATACAGGTTATAACAGAAGCCAACCGTAAATTAGCACAAAATGTAGGTATCATGCTTGTGTTAGAACAAATGGTTGTTAACGGGAAGAGGTGA
- the rsmA gene encoding 16S rRNA (adenine(1518)-N(6)/adenine(1519)-N(6))-dimethyltransferase RsmA — MMNDKDIATPIRTRALLDQYGFKFKKSLGQNFLIDTNIIQKIISASDIDERTGVIEVGPGMGSLTEQLARTAKKVLAFEIDQRLIPVLEDTLSPYDNVTVVNEDILKANVQEEINNHLQDCDKIMLVANLPYYITTPILMNLLENHLPIDGYVVMMQKEVGERLNAEVGSKSYGSLSIACQYYTETERVLVVPKTVFMPPPNVDSIVIKLTKRTEPIVEVEDEQLLFKLSKSAFAQRRKTILNNYINIFKEGKLHKETIVEWLNEANIDPKRRGETLTIQEYAHLCNNLKKYPNLSV; from the coding sequence ATAATGAACGATAAAGATATTGCAACACCAATTAGGACAAGAGCATTACTAGATCAATATGGATTTAAGTTTAAGAAAAGCTTAGGTCAAAACTTTTTAATTGATACGAACATTATTCAAAAAATTATTTCAGCAAGTGATATTGATGAGCGAACGGGTGTCATTGAAGTTGGACCAGGTATGGGATCACTTACGGAACAATTAGCGCGTACAGCTAAAAAAGTATTAGCATTTGAAATAGATCAAAGATTAATACCTGTATTGGAAGACACACTTAGTCCATATGACAATGTAACGGTTGTGAACGAAGATATACTTAAAGCTAATGTACAAGAAGAAATTAATAATCATCTTCAAGACTGTGACAAAATTATGCTTGTAGCTAATTTACCTTATTATATTACAACGCCAATATTGATGAATTTACTAGAAAACCATTTACCAATAGATGGTTATGTTGTCATGATGCAAAAAGAAGTTGGAGAGCGATTAAATGCCGAAGTAGGTAGTAAAAGTTATGGCTCTTTATCAATCGCATGTCAGTATTATACTGAGACGGAAAGGGTATTAGTGGTCCCTAAGACGGTCTTCATGCCACCACCGAACGTGGATTCTATTGTTATCAAGTTAACAAAACGAACAGAACCAATTGTGGAAGTTGAAGATGAACAACTATTATTTAAACTTTCAAAGAGTGCATTTGCACAACGTAGAAAAACAATCTTAAATAATTATATCAATATATTCAAAGAAGGTAAGTTGCATAAGGAAACAATTGTCGAATGGTTAAACGAAGCAAACATTGATCCGAAGCGCCGTGGAGAGACACTAACAATACAAGAATATGCACATCTTTGTAACAATTTGAAAAAATACCCGAATTTATCTGTGTAA
- a CDS encoding TatD family hydrolase has translation MLIDTHVHLNADQYDEDLEEVINRALEEGIDRMFVVGFDTKTVERTMTLIDQYDFIYGIIGWHPVDAIDCTEERLEWIESLSKHPKIIGIGETGLDYHWDKSPKEIQKEVFRKQIALAKRVQLPIIIHNREATQDCVDILREENASEVGGIMHSFSGSNEIADEILKMNFYVSLGGPVTFKNAKQPKEVAKHVPLDRLLVETDAPFLSPHPYRGKRNEPARVKLVAEQIAELRGLTYEEICEATTKNAERLFKI, from the coding sequence ATGCTCATAGATACACATGTCCATTTAAATGCAGACCAATATGACGAAGATTTAGAAGAAGTTATAAACAGAGCGTTAGAAGAAGGTATAGATCGAATGTTTGTTGTTGGCTTTGATACTAAAACGGTTGAAAGAACAATGACATTAATAGATCAATATGACTTTATTTATGGCATTATTGGTTGGCATCCCGTTGACGCGATAGATTGTACGGAGGAACGTTTAGAATGGATTGAATCACTTTCTAAGCATCCTAAAATCATCGGTATAGGTGAAACTGGATTAGATTATCATTGGGATAAATCTCCAAAAGAAATTCAAAAAGAAGTATTCAGAAAGCAAATTGCACTAGCTAAACGTGTTCAATTGCCTATTATTATTCATAATCGTGAAGCAACACAAGATTGTGTAGATATTTTGAGGGAAGAAAATGCGAGTGAAGTTGGTGGCATTATGCATAGTTTTAGTGGTTCTAATGAAATTGCAGATGAAATACTGAAGATGAATTTTTATGTGTCTTTAGGTGGGCCTGTGACGTTTAAGAATGCTAAGCAGCCGAAAGAGGTAGCAAAACATGTACCACTAGATAGATTGCTTGTAGAAACAGATGCACCTTTCTTATCTCCTCATCCATATAGAGGAAAAAGAAATGAACCTGCACGTGTGAAATTAGTAGCTGAACAAATTGCCGAGCTTAGAGGCTTAACTTATGAAGAAATCTGTGAAGCAACTACTAAAAATGCTGAACGCTTATTTAAAATATAA
- the rsmI gene encoding 16S rRNA (cytidine(1402)-2'-O)-methyltransferase: MPILYLVGTPIGNLEDITYRAVRTLTEVDFIFCEDTRVTAKLCQHYQIETPLKSYHEHNKDKSAEHILALLEEGKDIALVSDAGCPCISDPGYELVNQAREQDYRVETIPGPNAAITALMTSGLPSYKFVFLGFLPRHAKEKHAVLEKWMSRESTSMIYESPYRIKQTVQAIAEIDPERRVAIGRELTKKFEQVETESIQTIAQMLEEALIPQKGEFVVLIEGVNEEATATHWWEGMSLVNHVDSYMQKEDMTSKDAIKQVSVDRKMKKREVYEAYHIQE, from the coding sequence ATGCCTATCTTATATTTAGTAGGAACACCAATAGGTAATTTAGAAGATATTACGTATCGTGCGGTAAGAACGTTAACAGAAGTTGATTTTATATTTTGCGAAGATACACGTGTAACTGCTAAGTTGTGTCAGCATTATCAAATTGAAACACCTTTAAAATCTTATCATGAGCATAATAAGGATAAATCGGCAGAACATATTTTAGCGTTATTAGAAGAGGGTAAAGACATCGCATTAGTTTCGGATGCAGGATGTCCATGTATTAGCGATCCGGGATATGAACTTGTTAATCAAGCAAGAGAACAAGACTATCGCGTTGAAACTATTCCTGGACCGAATGCTGCAATTACAGCATTGATGACGAGTGGCTTACCATCGTATAAATTTGTATTTTTAGGATTTTTACCGAGACACGCTAAAGAAAAACATGCTGTTCTTGAAAAATGGATGTCTAGAGAATCGACATCAATGATTTATGAGTCACCATATCGCATTAAACAGACTGTACAGGCAATTGCTGAAATTGATCCTGAGCGACGAGTAGCTATTGGTAGAGAACTCACTAAAAAGTTCGAACAAGTAGAAACTGAAAGCATACAGACAATTGCACAAATGTTAGAAGAAGCACTGATACCTCAAAAAGGTGAATTTGTAGTGCTTATCGAAGGTGTTAACGAAGAAGCGACAGCAACTCATTGGTGGGAAGGTATGTCGTTGGTTAATCATGTCGATTCTTATATGCAGAAAGAAGATATGACTTCTAAAGATGCAATTAAACAAGTATCAGTTGATCGAAAGATGAAAAAAAGAGAAGTATACGAAGCGTATCATATACAAGAATAA
- a CDS encoding AbrB/MazE/SpoVT family DNA-binding domain-containing protein: MKSTGIVRKVDELGRVVIPIELRRILDIAEKDALEIYTDDDKIILKKYSPNMTCQVTGDVSEDNFVLAGGKIVLSKDGAQQLINEIQNKSN; this comes from the coding sequence ATGAAATCAACTGGAATCGTACGTAAAGTAGATGAACTAGGCCGTGTAGTAATTCCTATCGAATTACGACGCATATTAGATATCGCTGAGAAAGATGCATTAGAAATTTACACTGATGACGATAAAATTATTTTAAAGAAATATTCACCTAACATGACTTGTCAAGTTACTGGCGATGTTTCGGAAGATAACTTTGTACTTGCCGGTGGTAAAATTGTATTGAGCAAAGATGGCGCTCAACAATTAATTAACGAAATACAAAACAAATCAAACTAA
- a CDS encoding tRNA1(Val) (adenine(37)-N6)-methyltransferase gives MLVDGERLDQLLRENFEIIQNDDVFSFSTDALLLGEFTKVRHKDQVMDLCTGNGIIPVLLAHKTRAKIQGVEIQPALVDMANRTIQHNHLENQIEIQQMDLKDVAKKYKPSTFDLVTVNPPYFKENQKIQHQKEAHKIARHEIYCTLDDVVKASKHLLKQGGKLVMVHRADRLMDVLSSFREHRIEPKRLKMVYSTPNKPEAITILVEGRNAGQAGLKIEQPFYIYDTDGEYSKEMKAVYYG, from the coding sequence ATGTTAGTAGATGGTGAAAGACTAGATCAATTGTTAAGAGAAAACTTCGAAATTATCCAAAATGATGATGTGTTTTCATTCTCAACAGATGCATTGCTATTAGGAGAATTTACAAAAGTTCGTCATAAAGATCAAGTAATGGATTTATGTACAGGTAATGGCATTATACCCGTACTGTTAGCACATAAGACTCGTGCAAAGATACAGGGCGTTGAGATTCAACCAGCACTTGTGGATATGGCTAATAGAACGATTCAACATAATCATCTTGAAAATCAAATTGAAATTCAGCAAATGGATTTAAAGGATGTCGCGAAAAAATATAAACCATCTACTTTTGACTTAGTAACAGTAAACCCGCCTTACTTTAAAGAAAACCAAAAAATACAACATCAAAAAGAAGCGCATAAAATTGCTAGACACGAAATATATTGTACGTTAGATGATGTCGTTAAAGCGAGTAAGCATTTGTTGAAGCAAGGTGGTAAACTTGTGATGGTTCACAGAGCGGATAGACTGATGGATGTCTTAAGTTCCTTCAGAGAACATCGTATTGAACCAAAAAGGTTGAAAATGGTATATAGCACGCCTAATAAACCAGAAGCAATCACAATTTTGGTTGAAGGTAGAAATGCTGGGCAAGCTGGCTTGAAGATAGAACAACCATTTTATATTTATGACACGGATGGAGAGTATTCTAAAGAAATGAAGGCAGTCTATTATGGATAA
- the metG gene encoding methionine--tRNA ligase: MTKETFYITTPIYYPSGNLHIGHAYTTVAGDVIARYKRLQGYDVHYLTGTDEHGQKIQEKAKEAGLSEIEYLNGIIENIQSLWKKLDISNDDFIRTTEDRHKLVVEKVFERLLSQGDIYLGEYEGWYSIPDETYYTETQLVDPIYEDGKIVGGKSPDSGHDVELVKEESYFFKLDKYSDRLLAFFDENPDFILPISRKNEMINNFIKPGLEDLAISRTTFDWGIKVPSNPKHVVYVWIDALVNYISALGYLSDDDELFKKYWPADVHLMAKEIVRFHSIIWPILLMALDLPLPKREFAHGWILMKDGKMSKSKGNVVDPNVLIDKYGLDATRYYLMRELPFGADGVFTPEAFVERTNYDLANDLGNLVNRTIAMVNKYFNGVLPKYKGKLHSVDEEIEQMALDTKDKFYSSMENMQFSVALAEIWKLISRTNKYIDETTPWVLAKDENEREMLENVMIHLVENIRFAAVLLRPFLTHAPYEIFRQLNLEKGLLDTFESIETYGAIDHEIKVIEKPEPIFPRLDVEQEVAFIKDSMQGGTEPEAEEEVSEEKEQVVSKPEITIDLFDKVEIKAATITSADHVKKSDKLLKIKVDLGFEQRQIVSGIAEFYKPEDIIGKKVAVVTNLKPVKLRGELSEGMILSAEKDGTLTLVSLPNAIQNGSTIK; encoded by the coding sequence ATGACGAAAGAGACTTTTTACATTACGACACCGATCTATTATCCGAGCGGGAATTTACACATAGGTCATGCGTATACAACGGTTGCTGGTGATGTAATTGCAAGATATAAACGATTACAAGGCTACGATGTTCATTATTTAACTGGTACTGATGAACACGGACAAAAGATACAAGAGAAAGCTAAAGAAGCAGGTTTATCTGAAATTGAATATTTAAATGGCATTATTGAAAATATACAGTCTCTATGGAAGAAGTTAGACATCTCTAATGATGACTTCATTCGTACAACTGAAGACAGACATAAATTGGTTGTCGAAAAAGTATTCGAAAGATTATTGTCACAAGGTGATATTTATTTAGGTGAGTACGAAGGATGGTATTCTATACCGGATGAAACGTATTATACTGAAACACAACTTGTTGATCCAATTTATGAAGATGGAAAAATTGTCGGAGGTAAGAGTCCGGATTCTGGTCATGATGTCGAATTGGTTAAAGAAGAAAGTTATTTCTTTAAATTAGATAAGTATTCAGATAGATTATTAGCATTCTTTGATGAAAATCCAGATTTCATTCTACCAATTTCACGTAAAAATGAAATGATTAATAACTTTATTAAACCTGGTTTAGAAGATTTAGCAATCTCTAGAACGACATTTGATTGGGGAATTAAAGTGCCTTCTAATCCTAAGCATGTTGTATATGTATGGATAGATGCATTAGTAAACTATATTTCTGCACTTGGTTACTTATCAGATGACGACGAATTATTTAAAAAATATTGGCCAGCGGATGTACATTTAATGGCTAAAGAAATTGTTCGTTTCCATTCAATTATATGGCCAATTTTATTAATGGCATTGGATTTACCATTACCAAAACGTGAATTTGCACATGGTTGGATATTGATGAAAGACGGCAAAATGAGTAAGTCTAAAGGTAATGTTGTTGATCCGAATGTATTGATTGATAAATATGGTTTAGATGCAACGAGATATTACCTAATGAGAGAGTTACCTTTTGGTGCAGATGGCGTGTTTACTCCTGAAGCTTTCGTTGAGAGAACGAACTATGATTTAGCAAATGACCTAGGTAATTTAGTGAATCGTACAATTGCGATGGTTAATAAATATTTCAATGGCGTTCTTCCTAAATATAAAGGTAAATTACATTCTGTTGATGAAGAAATAGAACAAATGGCGTTAGATACAAAAGATAAATTCTATTCATCAATGGAAAACATGCAATTTTCAGTGGCACTTGCTGAAATTTGGAAGTTAATCAGTAGAACAAATAAATATATTGATGAAACGACACCTTGGGTATTAGCAAAAGATGAAAACGAAAGAGAAATGCTAGAGAATGTAATGATTCACTTAGTTGAAAACATTAGATTTGCAGCAGTATTATTACGTCCATTCTTAACGCATGCACCGTATGAAATTTTCAGACAACTTAATTTAGAAAAAGGTCTTCTCGATACATTTGAAAGTATAGAAACGTATGGCGCGATTGATCATGAAATTAAAGTGATTGAAAAGCCAGAACCTATTTTCCCAAGGTTAGATGTTGAACAGGAAGTAGCATTCATTAAAGATTCTATGCAAGGTGGAACTGAACCAGAAGCAGAAGAAGAAGTTTCTGAAGAAAAAGAACAAGTCGTTTCTAAACCGGAAATTACGATTGATTTATTTGATAAAGTAGAAATTAAAGCAGCAACGATTACATCTGCAGATCATGTCAAAAAATCAGACAAACTACTGAAAATCAAAGTGGATTTAGGCTTTGAACAAAGACAAATTGTTTCTGGTATTGCAGAATTTTATAAACCAGAGGATATAATTGGTAAAAAAGTAGCGGTTGTAACGAATTTGAAACCGGTAAAACTACGTGGTGAATTATCAGAAGGTATGATTTTGTCAGCTGAGAAGGATGGCACACTTACTTTAGTAAGTTTACCTAATGCGATTCAAAATGGTTCTACAATTAAGTAA
- the tmk gene encoding dTMP kinase, with translation MSQFITFEGPEGSGKTTVIQKVYEKLEKEFDVILTREPGGIKISEAIRELLLNSDDDMDERTEALLFAAARRQHLVEKILPQLNKGGIVLCDRFVDSSLSYQGYAREIGVEEVKAINEFAIENKYPDLTLYFDVPAEVGLNRIKDNQRDVNRLDKEEIEFHHKVTDGYKALIAEYPDRIKVIDATQSLEKVIEEAYSTVINSLKQE, from the coding sequence ATGAGTCAGTTTATAACATTTGAAGGGCCAGAAGGTTCTGGAAAGACAACAGTTATTCAAAAAGTTTATGAGAAGTTAGAAAAAGAATTTGATGTAATACTTACTAGAGAACCAGGTGGTATAAAAATAAGTGAAGCAATTCGAGAATTGTTGCTCAATAGTGATGATGATATGGATGAAAGAACTGAAGCATTATTATTTGCTGCTGCTAGAAGACAACATCTTGTTGAAAAAATATTACCTCAGTTAAACAAGGGCGGAATCGTACTTTGTGACCGATTTGTTGATAGCTCACTTAGTTATCAAGGTTATGCACGTGAAATAGGGGTAGAAGAAGTTAAGGCAATTAATGAATTTGCCATTGAAAATAAATATCCTGATTTGACTTTGTATTTTGATGTACCTGCTGAGGTTGGATTGAATAGGATCAAAGATAATCAACGTGATGTTAATCGATTGGATAAAGAAGAAATAGAATTTCATCACAAAGTGACGGATGGATATAAAGCTTTAATTGCAGAGTATCCTGATAGAATTAAAGTGATAGATGCAACTCAGTCATTAGAAAAGGTTATAGAAGAAGCTTATTCAACGGTTATAAACTCTCTGAAACAAGAATAA
- a CDS encoding GIY-YIG nuclease family protein, with amino-acid sequence MDKFYTYILECKDSTLYTGYTTNLERRIKVHNDGKGAKYTKIRRPVKLVYHEIFDNKSDALKREYALKQLSRKQKLALIKEG; translated from the coding sequence ATGGATAAATTTTATACATATATATTAGAATGTAAGGATAGTACATTATATACTGGTTACACTACGAATTTGGAACGAAGAATTAAAGTTCATAATGACGGTAAAGGTGCAAAATATACAAAAATAAGACGTCCAGTAAAATTGGTATATCATGAGATATTTGATAATAAATCAGATGCACTGAAAAGAGAGTATGCACTGAAACAATTGAGTAGAAAACAAAAACTTGCACTCATCAAGGAGGGATAG
- the rnmV gene encoding ribonuclease M5 has product MKINEFVVVEGRDDTVKVKRAVDCDTIETNGSAISKEMLEVIKQAHEKRGVIVLTDPDFPGDKIRNTIKQYVPSVKHAFVPREKAKNKRGKIGVEHAAIETIQEALMNVSSPLEADIETIDKAVLIDLGLIIGPDSRRKREKLCSKLNIGHSNGKQLLNKLNAFGYTEKDVKEALGYEEE; this is encoded by the coding sequence ATGAAAATTAACGAATTTGTAGTGGTAGAGGGTCGTGATGACACAGTTAAAGTAAAAAGAGCTGTAGACTGTGATACTATTGAAACAAATGGCTCAGCAATTTCTAAAGAAATGCTCGAAGTGATTAAGCAGGCACACGAAAAACGTGGTGTCATTGTATTAACCGACCCTGATTTCCCAGGTGATAAAATTAGAAATACTATAAAACAATATGTTCCAAGCGTGAAACATGCATTTGTCCCTAGAGAAAAAGCTAAAAATAAACGAGGGAAAATTGGTGTAGAGCATGCGGCAATTGAAACAATACAAGAAGCTTTAATGAATGTAAGTTCCCCATTAGAAGCGGATATTGAAACGATCGATAAAGCTGTATTAATTGATTTAGGTTTAATCATTGGTCCTGATTCAAGGAGAAAACGAGAAAAACTATGTAGTAAATTAAATATTGGTCATTCGAACGGAAAACAATTGCTAAACAAATTAAATGCCTTCGGTTATACTGAAAAAGATGTAAAAGAAGCACTTGGATATGAAGAGGAGTGA
- a CDS encoding stage 0 sporulation family protein has product MYEIIGVQFQEAGKKEYFSPNGERFKENDLVVVESKRGMELGRVKLTNRHVGQDDVVLPLKEVMRLATEEDIQKYQNNLSDADYALKLCKELVVTHELNMRLVNCEYTLDKSKVIFNFTADDRIDFRNLVKSLAYELKTRIELRQIGVRDEAKLLGGIGPCGRSLCCSTFLGDFEPVSIKMAKDQNLSLNPTKISGACGRLMCCLKYENDYYEEVRNELPDVGTTVVTPEGDGKVVGLNILDVTMQVKVKGFEQLFDYKLEELLEVHS; this is encoded by the coding sequence ATGTATGAAATTATAGGTGTTCAATTTCAAGAAGCCGGTAAGAAAGAATATTTTTCACCGAATGGAGAAAGATTTAAAGAAAATGATTTAGTTGTAGTAGAATCTAAACGTGGCATGGAATTGGGCAGAGTCAAATTAACTAACCGTCATGTCGGACAAGACGATGTTGTATTACCTCTAAAGGAAGTCATGCGTCTTGCAACTGAAGAAGATATACAAAAGTATCAAAATAATTTATCAGATGCTGACTATGCATTGAAACTGTGTAAAGAACTTGTTGTTACTCATGAATTGAATATGAGATTAGTTAACTGCGAATACACATTAGATAAGAGTAAAGTAATATTTAATTTTACAGCTGATGATCGTATAGATTTTAGAAATTTAGTTAAATCATTAGCCTATGAATTGAAGACACGTATAGAACTAAGACAAATCGGTGTTAGAGATGAAGCGAAGTTATTAGGTGGAATTGGGCCTTGTGGACGGTCACTTTGTTGTTCTACATTTTTAGGAGATTTTGAGCCAGTGTCTATTAAAATGGCAAAAGACCAAAACCTCTCATTAAATCCGACGAAAATATCTGGCGCATGTGGGCGATTGATGTGTTGTTTAAAATATGAAAATGACTATTACGAAGAAGTTAGAAATGAATTACCTGATGTGGGCACGACAGTAGTTACCCCTGAAGGTGATGGTAAAGTTGTTGGATTAAATATATTAGATGTTACTATGCAAGTTAAAGTAAAAGGTTTCGAACAACTTTTTGATTATAAACTTGAAGAATTACTTGAAGTCCATTCATAA
- the yabA gene encoding DNA replication initiation control protein YabA — protein sequence MNRDELFETIMTLESEIKQINTHLEKLKNQAVELVEDNVALQMENESLKRVVESNDSTQEKKPNKKVRPLQSRDNFAMLYHEGFHICRGELFGKHRQGQDCLFCLEVLNRE from the coding sequence GTGAATAGGGACGAGTTGTTTGAAACGATTATGACATTAGAAAGCGAAATTAAACAAATTAATACGCACTTGGAGAAACTTAAGAACCAAGCAGTAGAATTAGTTGAAGACAATGTTGCACTTCAAATGGAAAATGAGAGCTTGAAACGTGTTGTGGAGTCTAATGACAGTACTCAAGAGAAGAAGCCAAATAAGAAGGTAAGACCACTACAAAGCAGAGATAACTTTGCGATGTTATATCATGAAGGTTTTCATATTTGTAGAGGAGAACTATTTGGTAAACATAGACAAGGTCAAGATTGTTTATTCTGTTTAGAGGTGCTTAATAGAGAATAA